The following proteins come from a genomic window of Triticum aestivum cultivar Chinese Spring chromosome 6A, IWGSC CS RefSeq v2.1, whole genome shotgun sequence:
- the LOC123131869 gene encoding uncharacterized protein gives MSTNQMLLFVHFCINRPEQRSRHNKQRSLPSSTLHQPQYIQRKASSSDMAFHQRSISLPSRPHVSETQVEQELHSLEASISSSNSISTMCDGLRSLASIYDGLEDIICLPSHQVFSSQQRNMLDGEMEGSLELLDLCSAMQEIFVEMKAIIQELQVALRKGDDAAAQAKIQSYTRLAKKAKNHFKKNTKKTPTDCRMVMLLAKAREISASLLESTIHLLSKQIEMPKQSLVFKPFHKKRAVVCKEEQLSGLECSIGDLESGAGHLFRKLVRSRVSLLNILSS, from the coding sequence ATGTCTACCAATCAAATGCTACTGTTTGTACATTTCTGTATAAATAGGCCTGAGCAGAGAAGTAGACACAACAAACAAAGAAGTCTTCCTTCTTCAACTCTTCATCAACCACAATACATACAGAGAAAAGCTTCAAGCTCAGATATGGCTTTCCACCAAAGATCGATAAGTTTGCCTTCTAGGCCTCATGTTAGTGAGACCCAAGTCGAGCAAGAGCTCCACAGCCTAGAAGCAAGCATCTCTTCCTCCAATTCCATCAGCACCATGTGCGATGGTCTCAGGAGTCTTGCAAGCATCTACGATGGTCTTGAAGACATTATTTGCCTACCAAGCCACCAAGTTTTCTCCTCCCAGCAGAGGAACATGTTGGATGGAGAAATGGAAGGTTCTCTCGAGCTGCTAGATCTCTGCAGCGCCATGCAAGAGATCTTTGTTGAGATGAAGGCCATCATCCAAGAGCTGCAAGTGGCTCTAAGGAAAGGGGATGATGCAGCTGCTCAAGCTAAGATCCAATCTTACACCCGCttggcgaagaaggccaagaatcatTTCAAGAAAAACACGAAGAAGACTCCTACAGATTGCAGGATGGTCATGCTCTTGGCCAAGGCCAGAGAGATCTCCGCCTCTCTGCTGGAGTCCACAATCCATCTCTTGTCAAAGCAAATTGAGATGCCTAAACAGTCTCTTGTTTTCAAGCCATTTCACAAAAAGAGGGCAGTTGTTTGCAAGGAGGAGCAATTGTCGGGGTTAGAGTGCAGTATCGGAGATCTTGAGAGCGGAGCAGGACATTTGTTCAGGAAATTAGTCCGGAGCAGAGTTTCTCTACTCAACATCCTTAGCTCATAG
- the LOC123131872 gene encoding uncharacterized protein: MAFHQRSISLPSRPHVSETQVEQELHSLEASISSSNSISMMCDGLRNLANIYDGLEEIICLPSHHVFSSQQRNMLDGEMEGSLELLDLCSVMQEIFAEMKAIIQELQVALRKGDDAATQAKIQSYTRLAKKAKNHFKKTAKKTSVDCRMVMLLAKAREISVSLLESTLRLLSKQIEMPKQSLVFKAFHKKKSVFCKEEQLSELECSIVHLEIGAGHLFRKLVQSRVSLLNILSS, translated from the coding sequence ATGGCTTTCCACCAAAGATCGATAAGTTTGCCTTCTAGGCCTCACGTCAGTGAGACCCAAGTCGAGCAAGAGCTTCACAGCCTAGAAGCAAGCATCTCTTCCTCCAATTCCATCAGCATGATGTGCGATGGTCTCAGGAATCTTGCAAACATCTACGATGGTCTTGAAGAGATTATTTGCCTACCAAGCCACCATGTTTTCTCCTCCCAGCAGAGGAACATGTTGGATGGAGAAATGGAAGGTTCTCTTGAGCTGCTAGATCTCTGCAGCGTCATGCAAGAGATCTTCGCCGAGATGAAGGCCATCATCCAAGAGCTGCAAGTGGCTCTAAGGAAAGGGGATGATGCAGCTACTCAAGCCAAGATCCAGTCTTACACCCGCttggcgaagaaggccaagaatcatTTCAAGAAGACCGCGAAGAAGACTTCTGTAGATTGCAGGATGGTCATGCTCTTGGCCAAGGCCAGGGAGATCTCTGTCTCTCTGCTGGAGTCCACACTCCGTCTCTTGTCGAAGCAAATTGAAATGCCTAAACAGTCTCTTGTTTTCAAGGCATTTCACAAAAAGAAGTCAGTTTTCTGCAAGGAAGAGCAATTGTCAGAGTTAGAGTGCAGTATCGTACATCTTGAGATCGGAGCAGGACATCTGTTCAGGAAGTTAGTCCAGAGCAGAGTTTCTCTACTCAACATCCTTAGCTCATAG
- the LOC123131873 gene encoding uncharacterized protein has protein sequence MAFHQRSISLPSRPRVSETQVEQELHSLEASISSSNSISTMCDGLRSLASIYDGLEEIVCLPSHQVCSSQQRNMLDGEMEGSLELLDLCSAMKEIFAEMKAIIQELQVALRKGDEASTQAKIQSYTRLAKKAKNHLKKTAKKTSADCRMVMLLAKAREISVSLLESTLHLLSKQIEMPKQSLVSKAFHKKKSVVCKEEQLLGLECSIGDLESGAAHLFRKLVQSRVSLLNILSS, from the coding sequence ATGGCTTTCCACCAAAGATCGATAAGTTTGCCTTCTAGGCCTCGCGTCAGTGAGACCCAAGTCGAGCAAGAGCTCCACAGCCTAGAAGCAAGCATCTCTTCCTCCAATTCCATCAGCACGATGTGCGATGGTCTCAGGAGTCTGGCAAGCATCTACGATGGTCTTGAAGAGATTGTTTGTCTACCAAGCCACCAAGTTTGCTCCTCCCAGCAGAGGAACATGTTGGATGGAGAAATGGAGGGTTCTCTCGAGCTGCTAGATCTCTGCAGCGCCATGAAAGAGATCTTCGCCGAGATGAAGGCCATCATCCAAGAGCTGCAAGTGGCTCTAAGGAAAGGGGATGAGGCATCTACTCAAGCGAAGATCCAATCTTACACCCGCttggcgaagaaggccaagaatcatTTGAAGAAGACCGCGAAGAAGACTTCTGCAGATTGCAGGATGGTCATGCTATTGGCCAAGGCCAGAGAGATCTCCGTCTCTCTGCTGGAGTCCACACTCCATCTCTTGTCGAAGCAAATTGAAATGCCTAAACAGTCTCTTGTTTCCAAGGCATTTCACAAAAAGAAGTCAGTTGTTTGCAAGGAGGAGCAATTGTTGGGGTTAGAGTGCAGTATCGGAGATCTTGAGAGTGGAGCAGCACACCTGTTTAGGAAATTAGTCCAGAGCAGAGTTTCTCTACTCAACATCCTtagctcatag
- the LOC123131871 gene encoding uncharacterized protein gives MLRLRTCILTHPPSSPATHPVPCLHRLLSAAAPAVSPGPRFAVEDYLVDTCGLTRAQALKASTKLSHLKSPTNPDAVLAFLAGLGLSSADVAALVARDPKFLCAGVERTLSPILAGLTGLGLSRSEIARVASLAPRSFRSRSVVSGLEYYLPLFSSSESLLRGLKKYKYFLSSDPERVVKPNIELLRECGLGTSDIAKLCLAVPWLLSAKPERVQVMLACAERLGVPRGSGMFRHALKAVESLSEEKLAAKVEYLRNTFRWSDAEVGIALRKAPLMLTKSNQTMQSKSEFLISEMGLEPAYLAHCPVMLCLSLEGRVKPRCYVIKFLKANGLLDRHWTYGTIVRVSEMVFVETFICPHKEAAPNLAEDYDAACRGEMPTNFRFT, from the coding sequence ATGCTCCGCCTCCGAACCTGCATCCTCACCCATCCCCCCTCTTCGCCCGCCACCCATCCCGTCCCCTGTCTCCAccgcctcctctccgccgccgcgcccgccgtctCCCCAGGCCCCCGATTCGCCGTCGAGGACTACCTCGTCGACACCTGCGGCCTCACCCGAGCGCAGGCCCTCAAGGCCTCCACCAAGCTCTCCCACCTCAAATCCCCCACGAACCCCGACGCCGTGctcgccttcctcgccggcctcggcctATCCAGCGCCGACGTCGCCGCACTCGTGGCCCGCGACCCGAAGTTTCTCTGCGCCGGCGTCGAGAGAACCCTGTCTCCCATCCTCGCCGGGCTCACCGGCCTCGGCCTATCGCGCTCTGAGATCGCGCGCGTCGCCTCGCTCGCACCCCGCAGCTTCCGCTCTAGATCTGTCGTTTCCGGGCTGGAGTACTACCTCCCCCTCTTTAGCTCCTCCGAGAGCCTTCTCCGGGGGCTCAAGAAATACAAGTACTTTCTCAGTTCTGATCCAGAGAGGGTGGTCAAGCCCAATATTGAGTTACTGCGGGAGTGCGGGCTAGGCACTTCCGATATTGCGAAGCTCTGCCTCGCTGTGCCATGGCTGCTCAGCGCCAAGCCGGAGCGCGTCCAGGTGATGCTGGCGTGCGCGGAACGTCTCGGTGTGCCCCGTGGATCGGGGATGTTCAGGCACGCTTTGAAGGCTGTTGAATCCCTTAGTGAGGAGAAGCTCGCCGCCAAAGTGGAGTACTTAAGGAACACGTTCAGGTGGTCGGATGCTGAGGTGGGCATTGCTCTTCGTAAGGCCCCACTGATGCTGACCAAATCCAATCAGACAATGCAGAGCAAGTCGGAGTTTCTTATCTCTGAGATGGGGTTGGAACCGGCGTACCTTGCTCATTGCCCGGTAATGCTCTGCCTTAGTCTGGAGGGCCGAGTCAAGCCACGGTGCTATGTTATAAAGTTTCTTAAGGCAAATGGATTGCTAGATCGCCACTGGACCTATGGGACAATTGTCAGGGTGTCCGAGATGGTATTTGTGGAGACGTTCATATGCCCTCACAAGGAAGCTGCACCGAACCTTGCTGAAGATTATGATGCCGCATGCAGAGGGGAAATGCCGACTAATTTCAGATTTACATGA